One Paraburkholderia dioscoreae DNA segment encodes these proteins:
- the coaD gene encoding pantetheine-phosphate adenylyltransferase, with translation MVVAVYPGTFDPLTRGHEDLVRRASSIFDTLVVGVADSRNKKPFFTLEERLDIAHEVLGHYPNVQVMSFKGLLKDFVRSNNARVIVRGLRAVSDFEYEFQMAGMNRYLLPDVETMFMTPSDQYQFISGTIVREIAQLGGDVSKFVFPSVEQWLKEKVAALDPANGASAAQP, from the coding sequence ATGGTAGTCGCCGTGTACCCGGGCACGTTCGATCCGCTGACACGCGGTCACGAAGACCTCGTTCGGCGCGCGTCGAGCATTTTCGACACGCTGGTGGTGGGCGTTGCCGACAGCCGCAACAAGAAACCGTTTTTCACGCTGGAAGAGCGCCTCGACATCGCTCATGAAGTACTTGGGCACTATCCGAACGTTCAGGTCATGAGTTTCAAGGGGCTGCTGAAGGATTTCGTACGCAGCAATAACGCGCGGGTGATCGTGCGTGGCCTGCGGGCCGTGTCGGACTTCGAATATGAGTTCCAGATGGCCGGCATGAATCGCTATTTGCTGCCCGACGTCGAAACCATGTTCATGACGCCGTCCGATCAATACCAGTTCATTTCGGGCACGATCGTGCGCGAAATTGCGCAGCTAGGCGGCGACGTCAGCAAGTTCGTGTTCCCGTCGGTCGAGCAATGGCTGAAGGAGAAGGTTGCCGCGCTGGATCCGGCCAACGGTGCTTCGGCGGCGCAACCGTAA
- a CDS encoding YfhL family 4Fe-4S dicluster ferredoxin: MALMITDECINCDVCEPECPNNAISMGPEIYVIDPKKCTECVGHFDEPQCIQVCPVECIPRDPEHLETPGELMAKYHALQAAKGE; this comes from the coding sequence ATGGCCTTGATGATTACCGACGAGTGCATCAATTGCGACGTCTGCGAGCCCGAGTGCCCGAACAACGCGATTTCGATGGGCCCGGAAATCTATGTGATCGACCCGAAGAAGTGTACCGAGTGTGTCGGGCATTTCGACGAACCGCAGTGTATTCAGGTGTGCCCGGTCGAGTGTATTCCGCGCGATCCGGAGCATCTGGAGACACCCGGTGAGTTGATGGCGAAGTACCACGCGCTACAGGCTGCGAAGGGCGAGTGA
- the hisC gene encoding histidinol-phosphate transaminase → MSRYWSDIVHRLTPYVPGEQPVVAHPVKLNTNENPYPPSPRVLEAIRQELGDAAESLRRYPDPTAQKLRETVAAYHGIRAEQVFAGNGSDEVLALTFQALLKHDKPLLFPDVTYSFYPTYARLFEVDYRTIPLDDSFAINVDDYMSPNGGILFPNPNAPTGRPLPLADIERLVASSPESVVVIDEAYVDFGAQSAIGLIDRYPNLLVVQTVSKSRSLAGMRVGFAFGNPDLIGALNRVKDSFNSYPLDRLAQAAAAAAYEDDTWFRDTCAKVVASRERLAAGLTALGFEVLPSAANLLFARHEGYDAATLALRLRDKEIFVRHFKAPRIDQHLRISVGTDAECDILLDALRDIFSAYVG, encoded by the coding sequence TTGAGCCGCTATTGGAGTGACATCGTTCACCGTCTGACGCCATATGTGCCTGGCGAGCAGCCCGTGGTTGCGCATCCGGTGAAACTGAATACCAACGAGAATCCGTATCCGCCGTCGCCCCGTGTGCTCGAAGCGATCCGGCAGGAATTGGGCGACGCAGCCGAATCGCTGCGCCGCTACCCCGATCCTACGGCGCAGAAGCTCCGCGAAACAGTTGCCGCGTACCACGGCATCCGCGCCGAGCAGGTCTTTGCGGGCAACGGCTCGGATGAAGTGCTCGCGCTCACGTTCCAGGCACTACTCAAGCACGACAAACCTTTGCTGTTTCCGGACGTTACCTATAGCTTCTATCCGACGTATGCGCGGCTTTTCGAAGTCGACTACCGGACCATCCCGCTCGACGATAGCTTCGCGATCAACGTCGACGATTACATGTCGCCGAACGGCGGCATCCTGTTCCCGAATCCGAATGCGCCGACCGGCCGTCCGCTGCCGCTTGCCGATATCGAGCGACTGGTGGCGAGCAGTCCCGAGTCCGTGGTGGTGATCGACGAAGCGTACGTGGATTTCGGTGCCCAGTCGGCCATCGGTTTGATCGATCGCTATCCGAATCTACTGGTCGTTCAGACCGTGTCGAAGTCGCGTTCGCTAGCGGGAATGCGCGTCGGCTTCGCGTTTGGCAATCCGGATCTGATCGGCGCACTGAACCGCGTGAAGGACAGTTTCAACTCCTATCCGTTGGACCGCCTCGCGCAGGCCGCCGCCGCGGCGGCGTACGAAGACGACACATGGTTTCGCGACACCTGCGCCAAGGTCGTTGCAAGCCGTGAACGACTGGCCGCGGGACTGACGGCGCTGGGCTTCGAGGTGCTGCCGTCGGCGGCCAATCTGCTGTTCGCACGCCACGAAGGTTACGACGCCGCAACGCTCGCATTGCGGTTGAGGGACAAGGAAATTTTCGTGCGCCATTTCAAGGCTCCGCGAATCGACCAGCATTTGCGGATCTCAGTGGGCACCGACGCCGAATGCGACATTCTTCTGGACGCGCTGCGGGACATCTTCAGCGCGTACGTCGGTTAA
- the pth gene encoding aminoacyl-tRNA hydrolase, which yields MIKLIVGLGNPGAEYTATRHNAGFWLVDQLAREAGTTLRDERRFHGFYAKARLHGEEVHLLEPQTYMNRSGQSVVAVAQFFKILPDEILVAHDELDMPPGSVKLKLGGGSGGHNGLKDITAHLSSQQYWRLRIGIGHPRDLIPESARAGAKPDVANYVLKPPRREEQDVIDASIERALAVMPQVIKGELERAMMQLHRNP from the coding sequence ATGATCAAGCTGATCGTTGGCCTCGGCAATCCGGGCGCCGAATACACCGCGACGCGCCACAACGCCGGCTTCTGGCTGGTCGATCAACTGGCGCGCGAAGCCGGCACAACGCTGCGCGACGAGCGGCGTTTCCACGGTTTCTACGCCAAGGCACGGCTTCACGGCGAGGAGGTGCACTTGCTGGAACCGCAAACGTACATGAACCGCTCGGGCCAGTCGGTCGTAGCGGTTGCACAGTTCTTCAAGATTCTCCCCGACGAAATTCTGGTCGCGCACGACGAACTCGACATGCCGCCCGGCAGCGTCAAGCTGAAGCTGGGCGGTGGCAGCGGCGGCCACAATGGGCTCAAGGACATCACCGCGCATCTGTCGTCACAGCAATACTGGCGGTTGCGGATCGGCATCGGCCATCCGCGTGACCTGATTCCCGAGAGCGCGCGCGCCGGCGCCAAGCCGGACGTCGCCAACTACGTGCTGAAACCGCCGCGACGGGAAGAGCAAGACGTGATCGATGCCTCGATCGAACGTGCACTCGCCGTGATGCCGCAAGTCATCAAAGGCGAGCTCGAACGGGCGATGATGCAACTGCACCGCAATCCGTAG
- a CDS encoding 50S ribosomal protein L25/general stress protein Ctc produces the protein MKVVAFERSLQGTGASRRLRNSGKTPGIVYGAGAETQLVELDHNALWHALKKEVFHSSILELEVAGKSQQVLLRDVQYHPFRQLVLHVDFQRVDAKKKLHTKVPLHFLNQESNPAVKLASAVISHVINEIEIECLPSALPEFLEVDLATIEAGHSVHAKDIKLPAGVTLVAHVEAENPVIAAATIPAGAIAEGEAAAAEGETPAA, from the coding sequence ATGAAAGTAGTCGCTTTCGAGCGTTCTTTGCAAGGTACGGGTGCGAGCCGCCGCCTGCGTAACTCGGGCAAGACCCCGGGCATCGTATATGGCGCGGGTGCTGAAACGCAATTGGTCGAACTGGACCACAACGCGCTGTGGCACGCGCTGAAGAAAGAAGTTTTCCATTCGTCGATCCTCGAATTGGAAGTGGCAGGCAAGTCGCAACAGGTTCTGCTGCGCGACGTGCAATACCACCCGTTCCGTCAGCTCGTGCTGCACGTGGACTTCCAACGTGTCGACGCGAAGAAGAAGCTGCACACCAAGGTGCCGCTGCACTTCCTGAACCAGGAATCGAACCCGGCAGTGAAGCTGGCGAGCGCAGTGATCTCGCACGTCATCAACGAAATCGAAATCGAGTGCCTGCCGTCGGCACTGCCGGAATTCCTCGAAGTCGATCTGGCGACCATCGAAGCGGGTCACTCGGTTCACGCCAAGGACATCAAGCTGCCGGCAGGTGTGACGCTGGTCGCTCACGTCGAAGCAGAAAACCCGGTGATCGCAGCTGCAACGATCCCGGCTGGTGCGATCGCCGAAGGCGAGGCCGCTGCTGCTGAAGGCGAAACGCCGGCTGCTTGA
- a CDS encoding ribose-phosphate pyrophosphokinase yields MSSHDGLMVFTGNANPALAQEVVKILGIPLGKAMVSRFSDGEIQVEIQENVRGKDVFVLQSTCAPANDNLMELMIMVDALKRASAGRITAAIPYFGYARQDRRPRSARVAISAKIVANMLEIAGVERIITMDLHADQIQGFFDIPVDNIYATPVLLGDLRKQNYENLLVVSPDVGGVVRARALAKQLNCDLAIIDKRRPKANVAEVMNIIGEVEGRTCVIMDDMVDTAGTLCKAAQVLKERGAKQVFAYATHPVLSGGAGERIAASALDELVVTDTIPLGEEARSCAKIRSLTSAGLLAETFSRIRRGDSVMSLFAES; encoded by the coding sequence ATGAGCAGCCATGACGGCCTGATGGTTTTTACTGGCAACGCAAATCCCGCGCTTGCACAGGAAGTCGTCAAAATCCTCGGTATTCCCCTCGGCAAAGCAATGGTTAGCCGTTTCTCGGACGGTGAAATCCAGGTCGAGATTCAGGAAAACGTGCGTGGCAAGGATGTCTTCGTCCTGCAGTCCACGTGCGCACCGGCGAACGACAATCTGATGGAACTGATGATCATGGTCGATGCGCTCAAGCGCGCATCCGCCGGCCGGATCACCGCAGCCATCCCCTACTTCGGTTATGCCCGTCAAGATCGCCGCCCGCGTTCCGCGCGCGTCGCCATCTCGGCGAAGATCGTGGCGAACATGCTGGAAATCGCCGGCGTCGAGCGGATCATCACGATGGATCTGCACGCCGACCAGATTCAAGGCTTCTTCGACATTCCGGTCGACAACATCTATGCTACGCCCGTGCTGCTCGGCGATCTGCGCAAGCAGAACTACGAGAACCTGCTGGTCGTTTCGCCGGACGTCGGCGGCGTGGTGCGTGCCCGGGCGTTGGCCAAGCAGCTGAATTGCGATCTCGCGATCATCGACAAACGCCGCCCGAAGGCCAACGTTGCCGAAGTGATGAACATCATCGGTGAAGTCGAAGGCCGTACCTGCGTGATCATGGACGACATGGTCGATACCGCCGGCACGCTCTGCAAGGCAGCTCAGGTTCTGAAGGAACGCGGCGCGAAGCAGGTGTTCGCTTACGCCACTCACCCGGTTCTGTCGGGCGGCGCAGGCGAGCGTATCGCGGCTTCCGCACTCGACGAACTCGTTGTCACGGACACGATCCCGCTCGGCGAAGAAGCCCGCTCGTGCGCGAAGATCCGTTCGTTGACGAGCGCCGGTCTGCTAGCCGAAACGTTCTCGCGGATTCGCCGCGGCGATTCGGTGATGTCGCTGTTCGCTGAAAGTTAA
- the ispE gene encoding 4-(cytidine 5'-diphospho)-2-C-methyl-D-erythritol kinase, with translation MIETTDSLRDCLAPAKLNLFLHITGRRPDGYHTLQTVFQLLDWGDTLHFTRRDDGLITRRTEIADVPPEHDLTVRAATLLKTHTGSPEGVDIEIDKRLPMGAGLGGGSSDAATTLLALNRLWKLDLPRLELQALALKLGADVPFFVFGKNAFAQGVGEALDAVQLPPRHFLVVTPRVHVPTAAIFSEKALTRDSKPLTITDFPAELSCNTEWPESFGRNDMQQVVVGKYAEVAQVLRWFENVAPARMSGSGASVFAAFRSKAEAEAVQAKLPAEWNSAAAPSLDQHPLFTFAS, from the coding sequence ATGATTGAAACGACCGATTCGCTGCGCGATTGCCTCGCGCCCGCGAAACTCAACCTCTTCCTGCACATCACCGGCCGCCGGCCGGATGGCTATCACACGCTGCAAACGGTGTTCCAGCTGCTCGACTGGGGCGACACGCTGCACTTCACGCGGCGCGACGACGGGCTCATCACGCGCCGCACCGAGATCGCCGACGTGCCGCCGGAACACGACCTGACCGTGCGCGCCGCGACGCTGCTCAAAACGCATACGGGCTCGCCGGAAGGCGTCGATATCGAAATCGACAAACGCCTGCCGATGGGCGCCGGTCTCGGCGGCGGCAGCTCCGACGCAGCGACGACACTGCTCGCGCTGAACCGTCTGTGGAAGCTCGACCTGCCTCGCCTCGAATTGCAGGCGCTGGCGTTGAAACTCGGTGCGGATGTACCGTTTTTTGTGTTTGGAAAAAATGCGTTCGCCCAGGGTGTCGGAGAGGCTTTAGACGCTGTACAATTGCCGCCGCGCCATTTCCTGGTAGTGACGCCGAGGGTTCATGTTCCGACTGCAGCGATTTTCTCTGAAAAAGCGTTGACAAGAGATTCAAAACCCCTCACAATTACGGACTTTCCTGCAGAACTTAGCTGCAACACTGAATGGCCAGAAAGTTTCGGCCGGAACGACATGCAGCAGGTTGTCGTAGGAAAGTACGCGGAAGTAGCGCAAGTGCTGCGATGGTTTGAAAATGTCGCGCCAGCGCGGATGTCTGGATCAGGTGCAAGTGTCTTTGCAGCGTTCCGTAGTAAAGCTGAAGCAGAAGCGGTGCAAGCCAAACTGCCAGCCGAATGGAACAGCGCAGCGGCCCCAAGTCTCGATCAGCATCCACTCTTTACTTTCGCGTCGTAA
- the lolB gene encoding lipoprotein insertase outer membrane protein LolB, whose translation MRLSRLISFPRAPRGAALGFAAAVVVALAGCASVKPQGPSTSNAATSVTAQTSRSYQGRFAVQYDDQNGQQRNAYGNFSWQETGDTVTLELRNPLGQTLAVVTSSPASATLELPNRQPLTADNVSTLMQNALGFALPVEGLRYWLQPSPAPTSRARTEKDPDQPSRLKEITQDGWTIDYLAYAEAPATGVKRVNLTRSEPPLDIKLVLDHQ comes from the coding sequence ATGCGTCTTTCCCGTCTGATTTCCTTTCCCCGGGCGCCGCGTGGCGCGGCGCTCGGATTCGCAGCGGCGGTGGTTGTCGCATTGGCCGGTTGTGCGTCGGTGAAACCGCAGGGGCCGTCCACGTCGAATGCCGCAACCTCCGTCACCGCGCAGACGAGCCGTTCTTACCAAGGCCGTTTCGCGGTCCAGTACGACGATCAGAACGGCCAGCAGCGCAACGCCTACGGCAATTTCAGCTGGCAGGAAACCGGTGACACAGTGACCTTGGAGTTGCGCAATCCGCTCGGCCAGACGCTGGCGGTGGTGACGTCGTCGCCGGCTTCGGCCACGCTGGAGTTGCCGAATCGCCAGCCGCTCACAGCGGATAACGTCTCCACACTGATGCAGAATGCGCTCGGCTTCGCACTGCCGGTCGAGGGGCTGCGCTATTGGCTGCAACCGTCGCCGGCACCCACTTCGCGCGCCAGGACCGAGAAGGATCCCGACCAACCGTCGCGGCTGAAAGAGATCACGCAAGACGGCTGGACGATCGACTACCTGGCGTATGCCGAGGCACCGGCCACCGGCGTGAAGCGCGTCAACCTGACGCGCTCTGAGCCGCCGCTCGACATCAAGCTCGTCCTGGATCATCAGTAA